A single region of the Podospora pseudopauciseta strain CBS 411.78 chromosome 1, whole genome shotgun sequence genome encodes:
- a CDS encoding hypothetical protein (EggNog:ENOG503NZE9; COG:E) has protein sequence MEPSTNFSMPVTPTHLPSDTFDEQSQLGRLPNGVYVPMLAFFTPDDEVDIPATQRHTARLLAAGVSGLVVHGSNGEAVHMSRQERKSVIKAVADAVRHESDHAQMPIIAGCCAQSIRETVELCQESKEAGATHALVLPPGYYAGILNKDIIVDFFHSVASKSPIPLLVYNFPGAANGVDLDSDTILRIAAHPRVVGVKLTCGNTGKLARLVVDTPKVRNGKHDFFVAGGSADFVLQGLVVGAHGTISGFANLAPRACVRIGELFEQGKLAEARDLQHEVARGDWLAIRYGFVGVKAAMPYFHGQGELACVEPRLPFKSLAQDGDAVKEIQQGMAGVLEIEQRLVAEATA, from the coding sequence ATGGAGCCTTCAACAAACTTCAGCATGCCCGTCACGCCGACCCACCTTCCATCAGACACCTTCGACGAGCAGAGCCAACTAGGAAGACTTCCCAATGGCGTCTACGTACCCATGCTCGCCTTCTTTACGCCTGACGACGAGGTTGACATTCCCGCGACGCAACGACACACGGCGCGCTTGCTCGCAGCCGGTGTAAGTGGGCTGGTGGTCCACGGCTCCAACGGCGAAGCAGTCCACATGTCCCGTCAAGAACGCAAGTCTGTGATCAAGGCGGTGGCCGACGCCGTCAGACACGAATCAGACCATGCTCAAATGCCCATCATTGCTGGCTGCTGCGCCCAGTCCATCCGAGAAACCGTTGAGCTGTGTCAAGAGTCGAAGGAAGCCGGGGCCACACATGCCCTCGTTCTCCCACCAGGCTACTACGCTGGGATTCTCAACAAGGACATCATTGTCGACTTCTTTCACAGCGTTGCGTCCAAGTCTCCCATCCCGCTGCTTGTCTACAACTTTCCCGGCGCGGCCAACGGAGTCGACCTTGATTCCGACACCATCCTCCGCATTGCCGCACACCCTCGTGTTGTCGGTGTCAAGCTGACGTGTGGAAACACTGGAAAGCTCGCCCGCCTCGTTGTTGATACACCAAAGGTTCGCAACGGCAAGCACGActtttttgttgctggtggcagTGCCGACTTTGTTCTCCAAGGCTTGGTCGTTGGTGCTCATGGAACAATCAGTGGCTTTGCCAACCTTGCCCCCAGAGCCTGTGTGAGGATTGGGGAGCTTTTCGAGCAAGGGAAACTGGCTGAGGCAAGAGATCTCCAACATGAGGTTGCCAGGGGCGACTGGCTTGCCATCCGCTACGGGTTCGTTGGTGTTAAGGCTGCGATGCCATACTTCCACGGTCAAGGAGAGTTGGCTTGTGTGGAGCCACGGCTGCCATTCAAATCGTTGGCGCAGGATGGTGATGCGGTCAAGGAGATTCAGCAAGGCATGGCTGGAGTGTTGGAGATTGAGCAGCGACTTGTTGCAGAGGCTACCGCTTAG